The genomic region tttattaatatcagGGGGACTTGGAACTTCAAGTAGTTTTCAATTTTCAAAGATGCATTTAACACAAAATAAGTAAACTAGAATTATATCAACGGAACTATGTGAACAAAAAATTAGAGACGAACTCTGCCTCAAAGAGCTCATATCTTAAGAGATAAGAGGCAAGAAGACAACAAGGCtacctgtaatttttttccatgtttcacTAGTGGCACAGATGCAAGGCTGAGTCCTACAGAGAGGGTCTTGTAAGTCCTCCCAGCACGGAGATGAAAAAGCACTGAGGCAGCGTGTGGTGAAATCAATtctccacagacaaaaaaagaaagtgtctttaattccattttaaacACTACAACTGGGAGCGATCTTGCCTCTGTTAAGGATGACTGGTGTCTGAAAGGTGCTGAGGATAGAGCAACTCAGTTTGCTGTAACTTGTCTGGGGCTATACCACGTCATTAGTTATTCTGccagaagaaaaactgtattATGGCAGAGTCAAGGGTGAAACCGAAGGGCTACAACCATAAACAGCAAATTTATTTAATGACAGGAAAAGGGAACCCTGGTAGTTGCCAGAGAGCAAAAGGAGGCAGCACTGTTTCTTTAATATGGGATGAAATGAGGCATGCAAGGGGAAAAGTAATGAGttaagaaaaatgaaggggGGCAAGTAGTTGGTGATCAAGGAGGTGGAGGCTGGTGGGACATTTCTGCAGGAGTAAGATTCAATGCTTGTGACACGGGAgaaattttaaggaaaactgaaaggagGCATGATACCTGTGTTTATTCTTGGAATAAAATGTTTAAGactgttggggaaaaaaaaggactggaTTGGGGACTGGAGAAATGGCTGAGATTACAGACGCGGCGTTCATTTGCATTGCAAAATAAGGACATTTACTTTGGAATAATCTATTTGTAATGGCATTAATTGGGTGAAGATGGGTCTTAGCTGCTCAGATGAACGTTGTAATAGAGAAAAAGCATCCAAAGAACCACGTGTAAGTGAGCTAAGGAGAGAACTGATGCAcattaagggaaaaaaggcTCAATGAGCATCAAGCTAAAAGCTGCAACAGCAACAGGCTGGAGGCCATAAGTAGCCTAAGAGGGAGAGGACACCAAGCTACACCCATAGCCCAGGTGACAGGGGCTGGAGATGGAGGGCACAGCACATCCCCGTGACGGCACCGGCAGGGCGTTTGGGCCCCCACACTGTACCGGGAACGGCGCAGGCCGGGGGGCTGCACAGGCTGACGGGACCCAACGGCCGCGGTGACTGTGACATGGCCGCCAGCGGCTTCTTCGCGCTGGGAAGAACACGAGGGCTTCGCATTTGTGATGCTGCCGCGGCCTCGAGGCAGGAGGAACCCGAGCCTGAACCGAGACCCGAACCCAGATCCCGACCCGGACTCGAACCCGGATCCTCGGACCCTGTGTCGCCACTCCGAGGCGCGCGCACCCGCCCCGCCTTCCCCGGGACACGGCGCGCGTGCGCGCTGGGACGGGGTGCGCGCGATCCTCGCAGCGGTCACGGTGATCGGAGCCCTCCCTGCCCGCCAGCCCCGCCGCCGATTCCCCCTTCCTCCGCTTCCTCCTCCttcgcctcctcctcctcgccgcCGCAGCTGGCGCTGCTCGTGATGCAGCCGGGCGGCGGGGAGGAGGCGGCTGCCgggggggggatgctcccgGTGCTGCCGCTCCCAGGCGCCGACCCGCCGCTGGTGCCCCCCGGTAGCGGCGGCCTCATGTTATTCTGCGAGCTGGGGGGTCCCGGAGACGGTGAGGCCGAGGCGGGGGAGGAGGCCGAGGCGGCGGGCGGTGAGAGCACAGCCAGTCcggaggagctggaggaggaggaggcggcggcgaCGGCGGTGACCGCGGCGGCTTCGAGCGGCGAAGGGGCGGCGGTCGGCGTCTGCAAGAGCTGCAACTACCAGGGCTGCAGCGAGACCACCACGCAGGTGGTGAAGCAGCGCAAGCCCTGGATGTGCAAGCGGCACCGCAACAAGATCTACAAGGACAAGTACAAGCGCAAGAAGAGCGACCAGGCCCtggggggcggcggggcggccgTGGCGGGGGGCGGCCCGAGGGCCGAGGTGGGTGAGGCGGCGGCGGTGCGGGGGCAGCGGGGCCTCCGCGGGTGGagaacgggggggggggaggaagggggaagcTTCCCGTGGGGATGGGTTTCTGTCGGGCGGAGCGGGGCCTTTCTGcccagggggagggggggaaaagtcTCTGGTACAGGCAGCTAAGGGCAGACCTAGAATTGGCTCTTTTACAATTGAGCCAgaaaatcccaggaaaaaacCGTAATTGCTAAAAGCCGCTTCGCAGAGCAGCGTGTGTTTATTTCACGAGATGGAAGTACAGATCTAGAAGAGATTTCTGTCGTCTTGCCCAGCTGGCACTGAAATTTGGGGTTTTAAAGTAACAAAAGACAGCTGGGTATGAGATTATGTTGCACGTAAAAATCAGTTGCGAAAGTTCTTCAAAATACGTGTCAGCTTTTTAATATAAAGTGGCAGTCAAATATTTAGACCACTAATAGTGTATACTTGCTCTCGTAAACTTGTGCATGATTTTCGTATGGGGTAATATTGCCAGTGGGAGAACAGATGGTGATGTTGAActgtacagatattttttttctacagtttgTGCCTCTGCCATGATAACACAGCTTCTGGTGGTTACCTGTACCCAGTTAGCTTTTAAGATCCTGAATTTGGATGAGGTAGAAAGAGGGAAGTGGTTTTACTTTTGAAGGTGGTAGCTAGTTTGTGCTTGAAAGAACAAGCATAAAGTAGTGGttgccaagaggaaaaaaaatgttacctgGCACTCCTGCTAAGAGCAGCTCTTTGTCTGCACAGCTCCATCTGCAGTTGTGTGACTGGGAACTGATGTAACTGCAAACTAACCataaaaacctttcctttttcggcttttcttaaaaaaatgaaatagtaaCCATACTGGATACCGCACTAAGGAATcgtttttttctgcaaaatttgCCATGAAGCAAGTCCAtaagaaaaaggacaaaaaattgTAGCTGGTGTTGctaggaaatattttctcagcttccttccttttcagCTTAAAGAACTTGGTTGAGACAGGTGTGACTTTACTGATGTACTTTGTAACTAAGTGATGTCTGTTCTGTGTACTTtactttttcagatttttgatGGACCATTGTAAACTCAGCATCAATTTCATTCTTATAAGTTTATTCAGGTCTGCTACATGGTTTGAAtgattttcttggtttttaaaCTTGCTGCTATTACCTTAATTTACCAATTAGTGTTTACATTAGAAGACCTTGTGAACCACTGATTCCTGGCCTCTCAAGATACTGTCATCTTGTGGGGTCAGTTAGATTTCTAACAGAAGTTATATTTTTCACTACCATGGACAGGACTGAAGTGAAAGATACTGGAGtgctttgttgttgttcttaCATTGGTCCCTTTTGATTAAATGGAAGTGTCAGAAAGTTTTGAATTTAGTAGACATGGTATTCAACATTGGCTGAAATTCTCcaaactgcaaatattttttctacagCAAATTGTAGAGCCACGTTTTTTAAAAGACCAGTCAAATTCACATGAATGGCAAATGCACAAGGAACAGAGTAaacttgcaaagaaaaatatgtgtattttaCTGTCTCTTGCCTGTAGCTTTAACAAGTTTATAATGTTATTCTGAAGTATGTTATGTTTTGCTATTAAACATGTTACTGTCATTCCTACTCAATGGTAAATGTTAAATATCATTCACCTTCACAAGCTGGAGATTGGGTAGTTCTGAATTACTTGACTTTTAAGAAATGTAGTCAAATAAATTCAAGCCACTAATTAGCCATAGTAACCTAGTTAGATTTGCAGTTTGGAAGACTAACTCATCTGTATTGCTTCCCTGTGACTGGTGAAATAgtgaaaataatacagaaagaGGAGGCCAATTCCTAAATAGATACGTTTCCATTTTTATGCTgttattttcctctgcagatTAATGAGGCAAACATTCTTTACTCTGGGGGCTTGCTGTGGTGAAAAGTAAATGTATCATTATATTGGGTTTTATagtttcactttatttttttaattttttttttcatatgcagGACAGTGTTGAAGGTTCCGTTTCTGTTACAAAACAGAGGACAGGAGCTGTTGGAGATCGCCCAGCAAGGCCTACTCTTCTAGAACAAGTATTGAATAAAAAGAGGCTGgtgagttggtttttttttaaggttttgaaCTCCAATAGATCAAGGTAGTGTAACAGTATTTAGCTGTCACCCTTGTGAAAGATGAAAATCAGTTTAATGGTTGTGCAGTACCTGTGCATGTTTCCAAATTTGAAAtaggctgcagagcagatgtATTTTTCAGCTCATGTGTGAAGGGTAGGAAGATGACTAAACTAATGATCACTGCCATGCTACCTCAAAATACTAAATGCATGgggtttaaaacattttcacttaGAAGTTCCAAGTCCTTTGTGTGTATTCATAAATCTGTTATGTGTGGCTATtctctgtgaggagaggctttTTGTAGTGCCCCACATCTGCCTGGATGTGCTGACATAAAGATGTAGAGAACTGAGGTGAGGggctgaaaagcagcaagtcATGGATGGAGATTCTGAAGCACCTCAGTGTCACAGAACAGCAGATTAAGAACTCCTCACTGCAGAACCTACCCTGTGCAGTGAAGTGACTTGATAAAGCTCATGTACAGTGAGGGAAAGGTGGCTGTGCATCTGTTCAGTGAGCTTACTTTCTCAGAGCTGCTTGAGGTGTGAGTTTTATGCAGAATGgcttttttccataaaatctGCAGAATTGCCCCTAGGAGCATGAAGTTCTAGACCCTCCCCTGAAAGTTGCTGGGCCTTTTGAATGTAAATCTGGATTATGGAGTTGCAGTACCATGCATAGTGGTAAAGCAGTGTAGGGAATTCACTCAgctaaaaaataactttttttttttctgtgttactttCTGGATTCATTTGCAACCTGATTTGCTGTTAGAGCTTAAAAACACTTGAGCTGCCACCGTGCAGGAATGAGAATGAACAACCAGAGCTGGGCCACAGACAGCAGTTTTTCAGGCCAGGAGTCAGATGCCAGTGGTTTTTCAGTACTTCTGTCGTTTGGCTGAAGGCAGAGGGTTTTGTTTAACTTGTTCCTTGTGGCTGGACTACTGTTTTGGCATGTTGGGAAATTATTGAACACTCAGTGAAACACAGTCATAACATgtctgaggttggaagggacctgtaaGAATCATTGAGACCAattccctgctcctcacagggcTACCTAAAAGCAAACTGTATGACTAAAACCATTGAGCTCTTACAAGCACATTTGCTTTGCTGGAGAATtacagtgttttatttattataggGGTTTCAAGCTGTTTGGagtggaaaatgcagaaattggatcaaaactgaagaacaattttgaagtgttttcagTGTATCAGTAGATTACTCCGTTTGTTTTTTGTGATACTGTATATTCTTTATGGTCTGAATCTGCTTTCAGAATGTGTATTAATGCTTTTTGTTACCTGCTGATGTACTGAAAACAATTTCTAGACTGTTTTTGTGAGCATATTTAGTAATTCTTTAACATTTAATTCATCTCTCATTTATATGGGCTTACTGATTTTTACTGAGATGcagataattttcttcatagtagcttGTATGGGACTATGCTTTGtgtttgtaatgaaaaaaagtgttgatACCACAACAATTTTTTCAGTTATTGCTGAACAGTGCTTTGTCCCACTGTGGGGGGCGTGAGAGGCTTTGTGATGTTTAATTGTTTACTGGGCTTACACCACAGCAATGGGTAATGTGCAAATtgatttaatggaaaaatactaTACCATAATCACTGTGGTAGCTATTTAACATATATATGTGTTCTTTAAAGTccactttctctttcttgcaGTCCCTACTGAGAAGTCCAGAAGTAGTTCAGTTTCTACAGAAACAGCAGCGGCTGTTAAGTCAGCAGGCTTTGGAACAAAGGCAGCAACAGTTTCAAGGAGCACCTGGATAATCAGAACAGATTGGTAACCTGCTGATGAGCCTGGTGCTGAAGGAGGAATAGGATGTgtgttttatataaatacaaagaatctcaatgtttaaaagaaaaggaaagttgCTGCTTTTACATATTTCTTGTTTGCACTTTTGAGATTTTGAGCTGTTTGGATGTCTGCAAACATGTAAGCAAATCTGGAGGACtattttttggttctttttaaaatttcattttactgtttaattttttactaAGTAAGTTTCTAATAATGATTAGCTATCCACCCCTTTCCTACCAAAGTCTTCCAccaaattaacattttttctaTATAAGCATTTACTGTTAAGCAGGTCACTCTTTGATGACAATCATTGAAGAAAGTCAGTTACTTTCTATGGAAGttgtgaaataaaaatcctgAATTTGAGCCTGTCCAGTGGTGTGACCCAACAGCTATTGCTCAGGGATATGAGAAACTGATGCCCCATAGAATCTTGCACTAAAGGCAAAGACAGCATGCCATGAACAAGTAGATCCAGTGGCTTGGAAGTGTGCAAATTGTGTGATCCTCCTGTCATCTGTTCATTAACTGCCAGTTGAGTAGGTTTGAAATGTTTCATTGTCTGTCCAAAGCTTGTAAAAGATTGTGTTTAAAGTTCCAAAAGAGGCAATGGCAAATGCTGTAGAGAAGAACTAGGTGGAACGTGGGCAAGTGAGAGTTCAACCTTGGTCTTTGGAGTTACAAGAACCAAGCTCTTACAAATGATACAGATGAGAGTATCACTTATTTTCAAGTGACTAAATTACATCTTAAAGCTTTTCACTCAAAATAGCAATTGCATCCAAAAACTAATGTGTAATTGTGCgttttttcctttatgtagtatttaaaaaaaaaaaaaaagttcaaattcTTCTATTAAGACAACTGATAGATAATCAGCTGGAGTGCTGGATTTCTCAGGTTTTCAGCCAATTCAGATGAACTTGGAATTGACTGGGTAAAGAATCCAAACACTATTATGTTAGTGTTGAATCccactgtttgcttttaaaacaaaggtTTGTATTAAACCTCCTTTCAGAACAGAGGTTACCTGAATGGTGTAGATGCTTATTGAAGTATTACTATGATATTGCAGCAGTTTGATCCCCTTAACAATCTCTTCAGGAGTATTTGTTAAGTCTTATGAATTTTTGCAAGCTGTGCTTTGTTTGTGTATTGAACTTGTTCAGTAGGAATTTGTTGTATATAGTGTTGTGCAAgttgttctttaaaaagaaattgaaaaactTCAGATCAACAGTTCTGGACCAATAAGTGTTGAAGtaaaatctttgcttttctttaagaaacaaaacaaaagcctgttcttttttattctgttaaatttggggggtgggggagtgttgtgtttttgtttccCCTCTTCTGAATTGACTAGCTCTTAACTGGCATTCAAACTTTATTCCAAGGCTCTTATCTGATTTTACTTCAACCTAAAATAAATTACTCTTTTCAAGGTCTCGGATATATGTGAAAACATCACAGGCTGAAATTGTACAATTAAAgcatttgcatttgttttagATGGTCAGCTGATTAAAACGTTTGGATGAACAGATCtgattaactttttttaaaaaaaacaaactaaccCACACAGTTGAAAAGGGTCACAGGGAGTGTTTAAGACAGTGCTTACTGTCTTAACCAACAAGAGTTGGTTACCTCAAAACAAATGGAACTTGCTGGAGGTGTGCAGAGATGTCCAGCACAACGCAGCTCAGTTGTCCTGTGTTCCAGTGGTCTGACAGGTTGGTGCTAAGAGGGCTCCTCTGTTTGGGCAGTGTCAGATGAGATTCCCCATGCTGTGTGTGAACCCAGCAGGGTCTGGGTGGCTTCCAGATTGTTACGTGTTCTACTGTCTTGCTTCTGTTACTGCAGAACAGAATCTTAATTTCAGGAAGGTTAAAACCTGACTTCTCTAGCAGTACATGCTTGCTGtatctctcttttcctttagcAGTTTTGAAACCTTCACAGCTGCAGGTCTTGTCCTCCCACTGTCAGTCCACAGCAAGGGCTCCCATCATCAGGAAGCATCACTGCTCATGTGATGCCTGTTGGATGAGGGCCACCTCCTTCAAAAGGAAATTGAACCACCCTCCTGAATCTACAATTAGATTTTATGCCACATTGATTTTCAATGCACTTTACGGTGTGTAGCATCTCATTCTGCAGGAAGTGTTGCCTTATTCTGTTGCTTAGTGAAATCACTGATTTCTTCTTGCCTAAGACTGACTTGAGTGACTCTGAATATTCTGGTTCTCAGAATCATTGGTGATCAGACTGGGACCTACAGCTTTTCAAAGCCCATctctttcaaagagaaaaaagacacaaaaaggaGAAGAGCTCTTAAGTCAGAAATATCTTTATTAACACAAGACGTGAATAATCCCTTTTACAATAGAATAATTCCAGCCAAAGAAAACGGAGTGTGTTAAAAAGTGTATTGTTCAAACACCAGACTAAATACAATGACTTCAGAATGCCTCAGATCAAATGCAGCAGGAGGAATGCTTGTGAAAATGTCCACTCACCAAGCAGTGGTTGTATCTTTGTTGTTATGACAGGGCAGGGGATAGAATACTCCGGGGATGATCAGGACTCTGAGTTGCCCTGATCTCTTAAGCTTCTGAACCTAAGTATGTCTGAGGTTTGTTATTCTCAAGAAGCAAGAGTCCAGGGAGTGTTGTCTATACTTTTCTACAGATGTGTTCTAACTGTGAATAATACCTTCTTCTGGGTGGTGCAGATGTTTTGTCTTGACTCTGATGGAACAGGGAGGGCAGAAGTGTTCACAGACAGAAGTGGCCCTGGTCAGTCTATGTGTGATTCATGGTTCTTTTCTGCACCAGATGTTGATAGCTTGTACTTAACACAAAAAACACACCCTCCTCAAATCCACCCTTTTGGCCCCTTGACTGTACAGAACTTTGCAACCTTTTGGCTTCACTGATCCACACAAAAAGGcccatttttttcactttcttgtCTCACTTCTCAACCCAATTTATATCACAGAGGTGGTACTGAAATGGGGGGGTTAAATTGCTAATGTGGAATTATCTGCAGAAAGTATGCTGTGGTACATTTAACTTGTACTTAGTactataaataattaaaaactcCACTTGCTTGAgtaagcaaagaaaatatatctGAATGTGCATTATCTCTGCTCACCAATGCATTTGTTCCCTTGCTCTCTTGTTGGCAAAGCATCTCATGGACGTAACTGTGAATTAGTAAGATGCAACAAACACCCATCAAAAGAACCACTTTGAAATATGAAGTGCTCACTACTGTGAAAGTGCAAGGGGTCAGACTTTACCAAACTTTTTTCTAGATTATGAGGTCTGTACTTAAAATTATTCACTGGTTGGTCTATTTCATCCTAGGCTACTCATATGCAATATTATTTGAATACTAACACAGAATATAAAATAGCAGCATCCATGGATAATAAAAACACTATGACTGAAGATCTAAAAACTGTTCACACTTAGCTGCAAATATTCACATTGGTGATACTGGAAGAGTAACTGACTCTGGAGGACCTAGTGGTTATGTCTACCTTGCATAAGACACATGGCCTGCAAATTAAATTCATTATCTGTACAGGCACCAAGTTTGCAAGCATGGCCCAGGTGCAAGTGGATGAGTCTTGATAAGGACTCCTGAATGCCTCACCTCTGGCAGGAAGGTGGGACATCAGTATGGCAATATCACATAAGGCATACCCAGGCAAGCTGTTTGAAAAGCCCTGGGGTGAAAAAGTTAACAGGATCCTGGCTGCTCCAGGCCACTCTGGAGCTTCCTGTGAGGAGAAGATTGGTTCTAACCAGAAGCTGTGTTTTGTGCTGGTGCACACCATGCAGAAGCATCTATCTGCACTAGAGACTCAAAGCAGTTTCTGCTGAAGAAAGACTAAATGCCTGCTCAGGCTTTTTGTACCTTGCAGAATGGTACTCCTGGAGCTCTTGTTAGGGAGAAGCTCTCTCACTGACTGCACTGAGGCTTCCAGGTTGAGAAGCTTTTTACTCACTTTTTAGTCTGTGAATAAAAAGTCTCATAGAatctctctccctgctgcaagATGGGACCAACTCTATTACTTACTTTTTTTGGATGGTGACCTGACCTCTCAGTCACTCTCAGGGAAAGATGCTTGTCCAGTCCTAGTTCCTGTTACCAATGTTTTCAATCATCAGTAGTCCCTGTGACAGCTTCTGCTGATTCCATCTTCCTTTGGGCACAGCATTTTCCCACCCAGGCTTGAACTGAGTTGCTTTGCTGCAGTTCCTAGGGGGACACTGCATCTGTGACTTTCAGTCCTGCAGTTCCTCTTCAGACTGTGGTTTTCCTTGGGGAGCACAGGCTGGATGTGCTTCTAGTGTCCTTGAATGGTTGCCCAAAGCTCAACTCAAAGCTGAACTTAGTCCTGCAGCGAGGCAGAGAGTAATCTTGCAAAAGTGCAGTTCCCAGATGCAACCAGAGCCTATTCCCTGGATCACATGGGCCACCATTTGCCCCAACATACCTCATGGCTTCATCAGGAGgccagcagagccagctggACTGTGAGTACAGATCAAGGACTGCAGTACTTCAAGCTGCTCCTAAAGCAGGCCTTGATGGTGAGTTTAGGTGTGAATGTAAAAAGCTCCAGAGATCACAATGGCTGCTCAGGTACATACTGGCCTCACACCTGTAATTCCCACTGAGCATC from Heliangelus exortis chromosome 1, bHelExo1.hap1, whole genome shotgun sequence harbors:
- the RFXAP gene encoding regulatory factor X-associated protein; protein product: MAASGFFALGRTRGLRICDAAAASRQEEPEPEPRPEPRSRPGLEPGSSDPVSPLRGARTRPAFPGTRRACALGRGARDPRSGHGDRSPPCPPAPPPIPPSSASSSFASSSSPPQLALLVMQPGGGEEAAAGGGMLPVLPLPGADPPLVPPGSGGLMLFCELGGPGDGEAEAGEEAEAAGGESTASPEELEEEEAAATAVTAAASSGEGAAVGVCKSCNYQGCSETTTQVVKQRKPWMCKRHRNKIYKDKYKRKKSDQALGGGGAAVAGGGPRAEDSVEGSVSVTKQRTGAVGDRPARPTLLEQVLNKKRLSLLRSPEVVQFLQKQQRLLSQQALEQRQQQFQGAPG